The Bacteriovorax sp. PP10 nucleotide sequence AGATATAAAATCGCACTGTACATTTTCGAGATATTTACAAAAAAGATTGATTGAATAATTCCAATGAAGGCCACAATCCAGATAAGTGTGAGTAGTGGCATTCCTGAGCTTGAAGGAAGAGCTAGAAGGCACATCGGTGTAAATGATCCTGCAATCATCAGGTAAATTCCTGCATGATCAAGACGCTTCATTAAAAAGCGCTCTGTCGGGTTCCATGTAATGCGATGGTAAAGGGCACTGATTCCAAACATAGTTAGAAGTGCCATTGAATAAACGATAGTTGAAATATACTGGAGACGCGATTCACTTCGGGCAATTAATAAAATCCCAGCACCAAGAGAAACAAAAAACATTGCTTGATGAAAATGGCCTCTTAGAAGTGGCTTTTCAACTTTCATGTTTTACTCGTCCTTTGGTGGAACGCCAAAACAGCATTTCCCTAATTCACCTTTTCTGAAATCACCTAAAATAAGTTTATAAACTCGCTCAAGGTCAAGCGCGCCTTTTTGCTTTAGGCAACCACGAAGAACAGCGATCTTTTCGATGATCTCTTCTGTTGGAATTTCCAGTGACTCAAGTTTGTATCTTTCTTTGAATTCTTTTGAATTTAAACTTCTGAAATGATCCACTAAAAATTTTGCAGGTAATTCTTCACCCACAACATCATCCGGAATTGCATTTAGAGCGCTCAACCAAAGTCCATGCTCTTCTTTTGCAAGAGAAGGCGGCATCACTCCTGGAGTGTCGAGAAGGTCTAAGTCTTTATCGATTTTGATGAGCTGTTGAACTTGTGTTTGTCCTGGCTTGTCCGCCACTTTAACGGCCGTTCTACCAGCAAGCATATTGATGATTGTCGACTTACCAGTATTTGGTAAACCAATAATCATTAAACGCATTTGTGTTTTTGGATTGGGAACTTCGGGATTAGATTGTCTGCGTTTATCCGCCACAATCGTTCTGGCCATCGCCATCATCTTTTTCATCTGCCCTTTATCAAAGCAGTCGATAAACATAAAAGGTGTACCTTGTTTTTCAAACCAGGCTTCCCATTGGATAATCATATTCGGAGTAGCAAGATTTGCTTTATTCAAAATAATGAAATGACTTTTTTGGCGAAGAGTACTTTCCAGGTTTTTATTTCCTGAGGCCAGAGGAGCGCGTGCATCTCTGATTTCAAAAACAATATCAACTGTTTTAAGTTTTTCTTTGATCTCTCTGATCGCGCGGGCCATGTGACCCGGGTACCAGTTAATGCCGGCCGCTTTGTAGTCTACGTCCGGCGTTAATTCTATATCATCTGTAAGTTTTAGTGGTGTGTTTTTCTTCATTGGCCTGATTATAGAGCAATATCTACAACAAGCATATCATCTAGTCGATCAAGAGGGATTAAAGCGTTATCAATCTCGTCTTTATGAACAGTTCTAACGGGTACCGGTCGTTTTACGTCTGTTGCCAGGCCCACAAACTCCAATCCTCGGATTAATTGCCAAGTTAAGTCAAACTCCCACCACATACGTCCATGTGCTGCACAGTTCGCTTGAGCATGGTGATTGTTGTGCCAACCTTCGCCAGCTCCCAGAATCGCTACCCACCAGACATTGCTTGAGTCATCGCGAGTTTCGAAGTTTCTATATCCCCAACGGTGTGTCGCTGAATTTACAAACCAAGTGACGTGCAACATGATCGCAATTCGCATTGGGATTCCCCACATAACAAATGCCCATCCGCCCATCATGTATAAAATCGGCGCCAGAGATAAAGCAACCAGGAAATTATATTTAGTCAGCCAGTGGTAATATTTGTGTTTGTACAAATCGGGAATGTACTTGCTCCACTGATCTTCATTGTCCTCAAATTCTTTGTGATAAAAAAGGTGAGTGACATGTGACCACCAGAATCCACCGTGACGAGCACTGTGTGGGTCTTTTTCTGAATCAGAGTATCTGTGGTGAAGTCTGTGTTCTGCAACCCAAAGAAGAACCGGCCCCTGGCCAGATAGAGCTCCAAATGTTGTTAATACATATTCGAACCACTGAGGAACTTTGAATGAACGGTGACTAAGCAGGCGATGGTAAGTCAACGTCACGCCAATTGGGCTGATGATGAAGAACAAGGCCCAGCATACTGCAAATGCACTCCAGCTAAAAAACGGAATAGCTGCAAGAGCTAAAAGGTGAATAACAGCAATGCCGATAATATTCGGCCAATGCAAACGAAGTTTCGCAGTATTTATTTTTTTGATTGTCATGTAACAAGCTTACTTTGGTATGCAAGCATAAGGATATAACTAAAATAAGAATGACAATAAAATGACAATTGAAGAGAATATGAAAGGAAAAGAAAGATTTTGAGAGTGAAAAAATCACTCTTCTTACATCTCAGATGACATAACTTGAATCTATTCTAATTAGACTAAAATTTCTTTTTGAGCATTTGGATCAACTAAGTTAAAATCATTTCGCACGTGCGCTCTTACACGGTCAAAATTTCCAAAAAGCTAAAAAATTTATAACTAATCTCGAGGATTTTTAATGTCTAAATTTATCAAAAATATAAACTGGATGGCCGTCTTACCCTATCTTTGTCTGATTTCTCTTGGTGGTATTTACGCAGCAGGAGAGTTGACGCTTACTTTATCATTGGTTGCAATCGTCTTTTTAGTGATCGCGATTATGGCCTCAGTTTATCACGCAGAAGAAATCGCTCACGATATTGGTGAAGGTTTAGGAGCATTAGTTTTAGCTCTTTCGGTAACTGTTATTGAAGTGGGCTTAATTGTTTCACTTATGACGGCCGGTGGAGAGGGCAGCAGTGCCATCGCCAGAGATACTGTTTTTGCGGCCATTATGATCGTTAGTAATGGTATTGTTGGTATTTGTATTTTATTAGGTGGATTAAAATATGGCGAAGTTGAATTTCAATTTCGTGGTGCCAATTCTTTATTAGTCGTTCTTATTTCTCTTTCAGTTTTTTGTTTTATCTTACCCAATTACACAACATCAGTTGTGGGCCCTTATTATAATAATAGCCAACTTATTTTCATTTCAGTTATTTCAATAATTCTTTATATCGCTTTAGTTTTATTTCAAACTAAAACTCACGCTTATTATTTTCTTTCTGAAAAAGAAGCACCAACCGGTAAGTCAGATCACAAGAAAGTCATTTCAACCAAAAAAGTTTTAGTTAGTTTTGCTGCACTTCTATTTGGATTAGTTAGTGTTATTGGGCTTGCAAAGTTTATTGCACCAATGATTGAAAGTGGTGTCGCAAATATTGGGGCTCCCAAAGCAGTTGTTGGTCTTCTCATCGCTTCAATTGTTTTATTACCAGAAGCAATCACGGCGATTTTAGCAGTCAGACAAAATAAACTTCAAACCAGTTTAAACCTGGCACTAGGTTCAGGGGCGGCCAGTATCGCACTGACAATTCCAGTCGTAAGTGTTTATTCAATTTTAAACAAACAACCATTGATGTTAGGGCTTGATCCAAAAAGTATGGTGTTTTTATTTTTAACTTTCATTGTAGGAAGTTTAACTTTAGGAAATGGAAAAGCGACTGCTCTTAGTGGAGTGATTCATTTAATTATCATGTTTGCTTTTTTCGCCGTTACAATTATTCCTTAGTCTCTTGAACAAAACTTTTTCTACTAAACATTAAGGCCTTATGTTATCGTGATTCCATTCAGAATAGAATGACGATAACTTAGGCACTCATGAATAAAAAATTAAAATTAGGCATTATCATCACAATCGTCGCCCTTGTTATTGGACTGGTTTCAATAAAAAAAGGATCGAAGACTAATGTGACATTAGTGGGAATAATTCATAATACCAAAAATATGAATCAGGTCTTATTGATTTGCGATGCCAGAACATTCAAAGAAGCCGACTTTGTTTGCAATCATATTATGAATTCTGAGGATGATGAGGTTAGCAATCTTTGTAAATTACGTCTTGATGTTAACATGACTAAATTCACCAACAAATGCATGCGTTACTACAAGCTTGTTGATCGCGTCCGCCAGTCACAGAATAAAGTCTCTGAGTATCTTGCAAAAAACAGACATGACCACTTAATTTATGAATCTCGCAATCCAATCCACATTGAAAATTTCGATTTAGTTTTAAATAATTGCCAGGATCCCACTCAACGTCCCAGCTGTCTGCTGGAGACTCATTCGTTTTTTATAGATGGTTGGTTTAGAAAAAAGAATGTCGATTACCTGTTTGAAGAGCCTACTCTGGCCGCTTTCATAAAAAAGCATCCTCAATTTGAAACAGATATTAGTATTTGCAAAGATTATCAGATCGAAGAAAAATGCAAAGTGATGAGTGAATTTATGAAGCTGCATGCAAATGCTACCGAACATTATCTAGGCCGGACTCATGGGAAAAATGTCATTGTGATCATGGGTCAAGATTTTATGAATTATGTGTCTTGTAAGAACTTTAATAAAAATAGATATAATTGTAAGGACGTTATTCTTTGAGATAAAGAGACTTGTGGAGGCTTAGGGGCAACCACAAGTCTGTGAGAATTTATTTTTTTGTAAACACGGCCATGTCAGTATCATTCTTTGGGTTAACTAAAAGCATTTCTGTACTCTTTCCACCGAATGCACCTTTTCTCTCTAAGAAAATTCCGATTGCACTTGGCAATTGATTTTTCTTTGTTCCCGTTGCCAGTACAGAGTTTTGGTTGATCAAGTACATTGAAGGGAATTTCTCTCTTAATGTAAATGTTCCGTTAATGTTTTTTGTTAAGAAAACTGCTGTTGCTTCTCTTTCTTTTGAATCTACTTGAGAGATTTGAAGAGCATTTTTTGTTTCAGAAGTTTTGTACTCGCCACCTTCAATATCTAACCAAGTCACTTTTGATGGTTTGCCTGCAAATTCAAAGTATCCATTGAATCCGTTATTATTAGAAGAGTTTGCACTCATGATTTTAAAAACGTCTTGTCCTTTATTATTTTTTGCTGAAGAGATAACCAAACTTGGGTCATCATTAACAACTCCAATTTCTCCATCTTTTGTTACTTCAAGGGGAGTCATTGAGTATGAGCTTGAATTGATTTCATCTACTAAGTACAAAGAGATCTTTTTTTCGTCTTTCATAAGAACAGCAAAGAATGATCCTTCACGCCCTGGTGCTGCTTTTACTAAAAGATTAACTTTATCGTCACCGTTGTGTGCTCCAAGATATCCACCGTCTTTTAAAAAGCCTGCGAATGCGCTTGAACTAAAAACAGTTAAAGCTAAAAGGAATGTCATTTTTTTCAAGTTCATAAATTCTCCGTCCGTTCAAATATTATAAAAAGTGTCGTTGTTGTTATGTCTTAATTAAACTATTACAAAACCAAACCGGCCTCAACGAGAGGACGCAATTCGGGTATTTTTTCTAGCCTACAGTAGTCAGCACTGCAAACGTTGAGCCTATAATGAGGCCATATAAAACAGGTGGTTAAGTGGGATATTCGTGCTGACAAATGCTCAGTTTGTAACAGCTGTTTAGACTTTAGACGCATATATAAAGAGGGAGTTAGACAAGAGAAAGGTGTGAGGCACTTGCCTCAACACCGAATAATGAAGGAATTAGTTCTTAAGAATTGTCTCGATTTCAATGTGACTTGTGAGCAATTTATGAATCGGACATTTATTGGCAATTTCTAAAAGACGAGTTTTTTGTTCTTCATCAAGATTACCTTTGAAAGTAATTTCTCTTGTAAGGTGAGAGGTCGCGCCTTCTGAATCTGTTGTCACAACGACATCAGTCGATTCAAGTGGCCATGTTTTTCGATTAGCATACATCTGCACCGTAATAATCGTGCAAGAGGCGAGAGCAGCTTCCAGAAGCTCATGTGGACTCATTCCTTCATCATCACCGCCACTTTCTTTGGTTGTCCCTGAGAGAATCTGATGATCTCTTACACTTGAAATCGCACCTAATGTTCCATTCCTTGTCGCAGTAATCATATAGAACTCCTGTACTTTGTTTATTTTAAGCTAAGTCAAAAAGAATAAATTCACTTTGATCTTTCGCTTTGAATGTTAATAATGCTTCATCATTTACTGATACCGCGTCTCCAACATTCAGGTCAGTTCCGTTTACATTTAAACTTCCCTTAATAACCTGAACCCAGACTCCTCTTTGTGGACGAATCTTGAAGTCGACAGTATCGGAAGCTTTTAAGCGAGAGATATAAATATCAGCGTCCTGTTTAATATCGATTGAACCATCACGACCACTTTCCGATACAACTAAAACCAGCTTCTCTCTGCTTAGTGCTTCTTCAAATGATTTTTGCCCGTATCCAGGTGTCCCACCAATCTTATTTGGTTGAATCCAGATTTGAAAGAAGTGAGCTTGTTCATCTGGAAGTTTATTGTACTCCGAGTGAACAACTCCACTGGCCGCACTCATTCTTTGCACTTCGCCTGGACGGATAACCGCTTTGGTTCCCATCGAATCACTGTGCTCAAGAGCTCCACTGACAACATAAGAGATAATCTCCATATCATTGTGTGGGTGAGCTCCAAAACCTGTGCCACCTTCAATTCTATCTTCGTTGATAACTCTTAAAGATCTAAAACCCATATGATTTGGATCGTAATAGTTGGCAAATGAAAATGTGTGTTGTGAGTTTAGCCAACCATGTGCTCCTACTCCGCGTTCTGATGATTTTCTAACTTTTAACATAACCCCTCCTGTCTAACTTTTGCAGTTCTCTTTCAATCAGTATATCGGAATTATTGATAATTTATTAGATAGTAATATATGGAATCATTGTTCAGTATAATGGATAATTGGACCGGTGCGAGATTAGGTATAGGTCATGTCTCCAATGAAGGAGACATGAATTGATTAAGTCAGGATTAGATAACTTTAAAAGTCCAGGCCACGATACGACTCTTCTTTTGCCCTTGTGCCAGGTCGATCGTCTTAAACGAGACAGCATTTAGCCTTTTTAATTCATCGTAGATAAAAGGCAGCGTAGTTGATTTAGAAACCATTGTACTAAACCACTGAACATTATTTTTGAAAGGTACACTTTCCTGAATCATTTTCATGATGAAAGAAAGTTCTCCACCTTCGCACCAAAGCTCATTGCTTTGACCACCGAAGTTCTGGACATTTTTTTTCAGGCCAAGGTTTCTGTTTTTCTTTTCTGTCCCCGCACGTGCCTCTTCAATTGAAGAGTGGAATGGAGGGTTGCAAACAACTACATTGTAGAAGTCGTTAGCGCCAATCACGTTCGTGAAGTATTTTGTTTTATCTTTTTGCAGGACAATTTTAATGTCAGAAGAAAGTTTATTGTTGTCTACAATCTTGAGAGCATTGTTGACTGCCGTTTCATCGATATCTGTTCCAACAACACTCCATCCGTATTCGCTGTTAGCAATTAACGGATACACACAGTTTGCTCCAACTCCGATATCAAGCATTTTAATAGTTGGTCCTTGAGGGATAGAACTATTTGCGGGAGTTAAAAGATCCGCAATCTGGTGAATATAATCAGCGCGACCTGGAATGGGTGGGCATAAATAGTCTTTCGGAATTTCCCACTGACCAACATTGTAAAAATGTTTTAACAAAGCACTGTTAAGTGCGATGACGGCCTGAGGATTTGAAAAATCAATCGACTCGTTATTGAATTTATTCTTTTGCACGAACGGTGTGAGTTTAGGGTAGCTGGCAATCAGCTCCTTAAAATCGTAAGAGGATTTGTGCTTGTTTCTTGGGTGTAGACCTGTTTTTTCATTCATAGGCCGTAACATAGAACATTTGGTTCAATCATTGAAGCTTTGATTGGTGAAAGGGCCAATTACTGTAAAAATCATCCCATTTTCTGGGGAAGTTCCAGGTGTTGTGTTCGTGAATGCCCCTAAATTGCTGAAATAGAATAGGCCTATCTGTCAAAGTGACAGTCATTGGGGTCGATGAAATTAGTCGAATGCGATTATTTAAACTCATTATTGGGAATAGGCGACAAATAACCGTATTAAATTAGTTAGGGATACTCTTTCTAATTTATGCTTTTTTGAGATTTTATATGATTTTAATCATGATAGCCTTTGGGCATGAAAACAAAAAACAGCTGTCTAGGTTTTTGCAAAATACTTAGAGAAAAGAAAAATGAAATTATTGAAGAATGGAAAAAAGAAATAAAAGAAGTTCTCGTCGTGGCCAGTGAGCAACCAACACTCATAAAAGGGTGGGGATCGTACTCACTCTCATAAAAGGATTAGTAGAAGCACATAACGGATCTATCTC carries:
- the trhA gene encoding PAQR family membrane homeostasis protein TrhA, translated to MKVEKPLLRGHFHQAMFFVSLGAGILLIARSESRLQYISTIVYSMALLTMFGISALYHRITWNPTERFLMKRLDHAGIYLMIAGSFTPMCLLALPSSSGMPLLTLIWIVAFIGIIQSIFFVNISKMYSAILYLIMGYMIVPYFTELAAHIGLVNLSLLIAGGIAYSIGAISYGLKRPVFKPLVFGYHEFFHVMVAVGAILHFILIYSIV
- a CDS encoding OsmC family protein is translated as MITATRNGTLGAISSVRDHQILSGTTKESGGDDEGMSPHELLEAALASCTIITVQMYANRKTWPLESTDVVVTTDSEGATSHLTREITFKGNLDEEQKTRLLEIANKCPIHKLLTSHIEIETILKN
- a CDS encoding acyl-CoA desaturase — encoded protein: MTIKKINTAKLRLHWPNIIGIAVIHLLALAAIPFFSWSAFAVCWALFFIISPIGVTLTYHRLLSHRSFKVPQWFEYVLTTFGALSGQGPVLLWVAEHRLHHRYSDSEKDPHSARHGGFWWSHVTHLFYHKEFEDNEDQWSKYIPDLYKHKYYHWLTKYNFLVALSLAPILYMMGGWAFVMWGIPMRIAIMLHVTWFVNSATHRWGYRNFETRDDSSNVWWVAILGAGEGWHNNHHAQANCAAHGRMWWEFDLTWQLIRGLEFVGLATDVKRPVPVRTVHKDEIDNALIPLDRLDDMLVVDIAL
- the rlmF gene encoding 23S rRNA (adenine(1618)-N(6))-methyltransferase RlmF; amino-acid sequence: MNEKTGLHPRNKHKSSYDFKELIASYPKLTPFVQKNKFNNESIDFSNPQAVIALNSALLKHFYNVGQWEIPKDYLCPPIPGRADYIHQIADLLTPANSSIPQGPTIKMLDIGVGANCVYPLIANSEYGWSVVGTDIDETAVNNALKIVDNNKLSSDIKIVLQKDKTKYFTNVIGANDFYNVVVCNPPFHSSIEEARAGTEKKNRNLGLKKNVQNFGGQSNELWCEGGELSFIMKMIQESVPFKNNVQWFSTMVSKSTTLPFIYDELKRLNAVSFKTIDLAQGQKKSRIVAWTFKVI
- a CDS encoding calcium:cation antiporter, with the translated sequence MSKFIKNINWMAVLPYLCLISLGGIYAAGELTLTLSLVAIVFLVIAIMASVYHAEEIAHDIGEGLGALVLALSVTVIEVGLIVSLMTAGGEGSSAIARDTVFAAIMIVSNGIVGICILLGGLKYGEVEFQFRGANSLLVVLISLSVFCFILPNYTTSVVGPYYNNSQLIFISVISIILYIALVLFQTKTHAYYFLSEKEAPTGKSDHKKVISTKKVLVSFAALLFGLVSVIGLAKFIAPMIESGVANIGAPKAVVGLLIASIVLLPEAITAILAVRQNKLQTSLNLALGSGAASIALTIPVVSVYSILNKQPLMLGLDPKSMVFLFLTFIVGSLTLGNGKATALSGVIHLIIMFAFFAVTIIP
- the ylqF gene encoding ribosome biogenesis GTPase YlqF — encoded protein: MKKNTPLKLTDDIELTPDVDYKAAGINWYPGHMARAIREIKEKLKTVDIVFEIRDARAPLASGNKNLESTLRQKSHFIILNKANLATPNMIIQWEAWFEKQGTPFMFIDCFDKGQMKKMMAMARTIVADKRRQSNPEVPNPKTQMRLMIIGLPNTGKSTIINMLAGRTAVKVADKPGQTQVQQLIKIDKDLDLLDTPGVMPPSLAKEEHGLWLSALNAIPDDVVGEELPAKFLVDHFRSLNSKEFKERYKLESLEIPTEEIIEKIAVLRGCLKQKGALDLERVYKLILGDFRKGELGKCCFGVPPKDE
- a CDS encoding pirin family protein translates to MLKVRKSSERGVGAHGWLNSQHTFSFANYYDPNHMGFRSLRVINEDRIEGGTGFGAHPHNDMEIISYVVSGALEHSDSMGTKAVIRPGEVQRMSAASGVVHSEYNKLPDEQAHFFQIWIQPNKIGGTPGYGQKSFEEALSREKLVLVVSESGRDGSIDIKQDADIYISRLKASDTVDFKIRPQRGVWVQVIKGSLNVNGTDLNVGDAVSVNDEALLTFKAKDQSEFILFDLA